Proteins encoded by one window of Nicotiana tabacum cultivar K326 chromosome 10, ASM71507v2, whole genome shotgun sequence:
- the LOC107810934 gene encoding 17.6 kDa class I heat shock protein: protein MALIPQLLDDIFQPFNLIGSTNETSKFSNPRVDWKETQEAHVFKADLPGLKKEEVKVEVEEGRVLQISGEISGDDKEDQKKENETWRRIERPRGKFCRKFWLPENAKLDEVKACMENGVLTVTIPKQEIKKPEVKTIEITG, encoded by the coding sequence ATGGCATTGATTCCTCAACTGCTTGACGATATCTTCCAACCCTTTAACCTAATTGGCTCAACTAATGAAACCTCTAAATTTTCCAACCCGCGAGTTGATTGGAAAGAAACCCAAGAAGCTCATGTGTTCAAAGCTGATCTTCCAGggctaaaaaaagaagaagttaaagtTGAAGTTGAAGAAGGAAGGGTTCTGCAAATTAGCGGCGAGATCAGTGGTGATGATAAAGAAGATCAGAAGAAGGAGAATGAGACGTGGCGACGCATCGAGAGACCACGTGGCAAGTTCTGCAGAAAGTTCTGGCTCCCTGAAAATGCGAAACTTGATGAGGTGAAGGCTTGTATGGAAAATGGGGTTCTCACTGTCACCATTCCTAAGCAGGAGATCAAGAAACCTGAGGTCAAAACCATTGAGATTACTGGCTAA
- the LOC142165061 gene encoding uncharacterized protein LOC142165061, translating into MASPPNFEEGQSTYRPPRFNGQYYGWWKTRMHDFIMAEDSELWYVICDRPFVPMKTVGEGTFTVVKRRKEYNDADRKAIEKNFRAKKILVCGIELDEYNSISACQSAKEIWEALQTAHEGTTPLSSPKLIYLLLSMFFLR; encoded by the coding sequence aTGGCTTCTCCACCAAATTtcgaggaaggacaatcaacgtacagaccaccaagattcaaCGGCCAATACTATGGTTGGTGGAAAACAAGAATGCATGACTTCATTATGGCTGAGGACTCAGAGCTGTGGTATGTAATCTGTGATAGACCTTTTGTTCCCATGAAAACTGTTGGTGAGGGAACATTTACAGTcgtaaaaagaagaaaagagtacAACGATGCTGATagaaaggctattgagaagaatTTTAGGGCAAAAAAGATTCTTGTTTGTGGCATCGAACTAGATGAGTACAATAGCATCTCAGCTTGTCAGTCTGCTAAGGAGATTTGGGAAGCTCTTCAAACTGCCCATGAGGGAACTACTCCGTTAAGCAGTCCAAAATTGATATACTTACTACTGAGTATGTTCTTTTTGAGATGA